In the Palaeococcus pacificus DY20341 genome, one interval contains:
- a CDS encoding CBS domain-containing protein: MRVKSLMTKNPVVIELPATRSYALELFKKHGVRSFPVIRRHTGELVGIISIKRVLLHPDEDQLAMLVKRDVPVVKPDDDIKKAAKLMIENHYRRVVVVEDDKVVGILTVGDIVRRYLSKNDKMRDIEIAPYYQKYTGVIWKGTPLKAALRALLLANTMALPVIDDEGNLVGIIDETDILKDSEVVRTMKSSSLTASSEEDWILESHPTLLFEKKELKLPNKPVEEIMTQEIVIATEGMSIYEVANKMTKFHIEQLPVIRGKDELVGMIRDIDLLKALVKPRRR, translated from the coding sequence GTGAGGGTTAAGAGTTTAATGACAAAAAATCCAGTAGTAATAGAGCTCCCAGCAACAAGGAGCTATGCTCTAGAGCTTTTTAAAAAGCATGGAGTTAGGTCTTTTCCTGTGATTAGAAGGCACACTGGAGAGCTTGTAGGCATAATTAGTATAAAGCGTGTACTTCTCCACCCTGACGAGGATCAATTGGCAATGCTCGTTAAAAGGGACGTGCCGGTGGTAAAGCCAGATGATGATATTAAAAAAGCTGCGAAGTTAATGATTGAAAACCACTATAGGAGAGTAGTTGTTGTAGAAGACGATAAAGTAGTCGGCATTTTGACAGTTGGCGATATCGTAAGACGCTATCTATCAAAGAATGATAAGATGAGGGATATTGAGATAGCTCCATACTATCAGAAATATACTGGCGTTATCTGGAAGGGGACACCATTAAAAGCTGCTCTGAGGGCCCTATTATTGGCGAATACAATGGCACTGCCGGTTATTGACGACGAAGGAAACTTGGTAGGAATTATCGATGAGACGGATATACTTAAGGATAGCGAAGTGGTTAGAACTATGAAGAGCTCAAGTTTAACTGCTTCAAGCGAAGAAGATTGGATTTTGGAGAGCCACCCAACGCTTCTCTTTGAAAAGAAGGAGCTTAAGCTTCCAAACAAGCCTGTTGAGGAGATAATGACGCAAGAGATTGTTATTGCGACAGAAGGAATGAGTATTTATGAGGTAGCAAACAAAATGACTAAATTCCACATAGAGCAACTTCCTGTAATTAGAGGAAAAGACGAGCTTGTAGGTATGATCAGAGATATTGATCTTCTCAAAGCCTTAGTAAAGCCGAGGCGCAGGTAA
- a CDS encoding homoserine dehydrogenase, which yields MLISLSLLGFGNVGRGVAQVLLEKKEWFRRKYGLEFRVVSISDSSATIWDESGIDLMEALEVKKTFGSLSYWGDEYSIYHLSPIDVARKVESDVFIDVTPANPEAYKWYMEAFRMGRHVVTSNKPPLVFHYVELIQEAAMRGVNYRFEATVMAGTPIITLLQESLLGDEVDSIEGVFNGTTTFILSEMEKGLTFDEALKKAQALGIAEANPDVDIKGFDAAYKATILHNVAFEPMSFKKVEIRGIDDVSPEDIKRAKAQGNVIRLVAKIEKKRVSVEPVEIPKTSPLAVYGTSNVAVIKSDLMGEIVLRGAGAGVKETASAVVSDIIKCVKRE from the coding sequence ATGCTAATCTCCCTTTCTCTTTTGGGTTTTGGAAACGTTGGAAGGGGAGTTGCTCAAGTTCTTTTGGAAAAGAAGGAGTGGTTTAGGCGTAAGTATGGACTTGAGTTTAGAGTTGTCAGCATTTCCGACTCTTCTGCTACAATTTGGGACGAAAGTGGAATAGACCTTATGGAGGCTCTCGAAGTCAAAAAAACCTTTGGTTCGTTAAGCTACTGGGGCGATGAATATAGCATTTACCACTTAAGTCCAATAGATGTTGCTAGGAAAGTTGAAAGCGATGTTTTTATCGATGTTACTCCAGCGAATCCAGAGGCATATAAGTGGTATATGGAAGCTTTTAGGATGGGGCGGCACGTGGTTACATCGAATAAACCTCCCCTCGTGTTTCACTACGTCGAGTTAATTCAGGAAGCCGCGATGAGAGGCGTCAACTACCGATTTGAGGCAACCGTAATGGCTGGAACGCCAATAATCACTCTTCTCCAGGAGAGCCTTTTGGGGGATGAGGTTGATTCTATAGAGGGCGTTTTTAACGGCACAACGACATTTATTCTCAGCGAAATGGAGAAGGGTTTAACTTTTGATGAAGCGCTTAAAAAAGCACAGGCTCTTGGAATAGCGGAGGCAAACCCTGATGTGGATATAAAGGGTTTTGATGCAGCATACAAAGCGACAATTCTTCACAACGTGGCCTTTGAGCCAATGAGCTTTAAAAAAGTAGAGATTAGGGGCATAGACGACGTTTCTCCGGAGGATATAAAAAGGGCTAAAGCTCAAGGGAATGTTATTCGTCTGGTCGCTAAAATCGAGAAGAAGCGTGTTTCTGTAGAGCCTGTTGAAATTCCTAAGACTTCGCCTTTGGCAGTTTACGGCACATCGAACGTTGCGGTAATAAAGAGCGATTTAATGGGGGAAATTGTGCTTAGAGGGGCAGGTGCGGGTGTAAAAGAAACTGCTTCTGCTGTGGTTAGTGATATAATAAAGTGTGTTAAACGTGAATAA
- a CDS encoding DUF302 domain-containing protein encodes MIRFAREVSMNFDDAEKKFKEELEKEGFKVVLELPTSEIIKNKVGVEMEPYKIMYVCNPKKFYELTKENYEIGSFAPCPVLLYQKEGKVYFALNTPEEIVELIKEPLEIIKGVIERV; translated from the coding sequence ATGATTAGGTTTGCAAGGGAAGTTAGTATGAATTTTGATGACGCTGAGAAGAAGTTCAAAGAAGAGCTCGAGAAGGAAGGCTTCAAAGTAGTTTTAGAGCTTCCGACGAGTGAAATCATCAAGAACAAAGTTGGCGTCGAAATGGAACCCTATAAAATAATGTACGTCTGCAACCCAAAGAAATTCTATGAGCTTACAAAGGAAAATTATGAAATCGGTTCATTTGCTCCATGCCCAGTGCTGCTCTACCAAAAAGAAGGTAAGGTTTACTTTGCCCTCAACACTCCAGAAGAGATAGTGGAGCTCATCAAAGAGCCTCTTGAGATTATCAAAGGTGTAATTGAGAGGGTCTGA
- a CDS encoding beta-ribofuranosylaminobenzene 5'-phosphate synthase family protein: MIIETPKRLHLGLIDPSATLGRRFGALGVALEGGYKIKLVPHDELKVKGQHEDEETIEFVVAKMNEHFRTGFNYMVEIEKAIPRHIGLGSTTQLSLAVGMGIAKLNGLNMEVEELARILKRGRNSGTGIYAFKYGGFILDGGVKEGIAPLIFREDFPEEWAFLLITPEAKRGFDEEEEKPIMKGVMGKPEVAKEIAHRILLGLLPALKERDIKTFGRHLSEIQTLVGKHFEDYQGGEFREDVKLVLEFLRENTYGFGQSSWGPTVYGLIKRSEYQSLNAKAHDFLKEYGIKAQIELGVPRNRGAEIVEGNVYIMKLINNVAKR, from the coding sequence ATGATAATCGAAACACCAAAAAGGCTGCACTTGGGTTTGATTGATCCTTCTGCCACTCTTGGGAGAAGATTTGGGGCATTAGGGGTTGCACTCGAAGGAGGATATAAAATAAAGCTTGTTCCTCACGATGAGCTGAAAGTCAAAGGGCAACACGAAGACGAGGAGACCATTGAATTTGTGGTAGCAAAAATGAATGAACACTTTAGGACAGGGTTTAACTACATGGTAGAAATTGAAAAAGCTATCCCAAGGCACATTGGCTTAGGTTCGACCACTCAGCTGAGTTTAGCCGTTGGAATGGGGATAGCGAAGCTCAACGGTTTAAATATGGAGGTTGAAGAGCTAGCGCGCATCTTAAAGAGAGGAAGGAACTCCGGGACAGGCATCTATGCCTTCAAGTACGGTGGCTTCATTCTCGACGGAGGTGTTAAAGAAGGCATTGCACCTCTCATATTTAGGGAAGACTTTCCAGAAGAGTGGGCATTTTTATTAATAACTCCCGAAGCTAAGCGTGGTTTTGATGAGGAAGAGGAGAAGCCTATTATGAAGGGAGTAATGGGAAAACCAGAAGTAGCAAAAGAAATCGCCCACAGGATTTTGCTTGGTCTTCTTCCAGCACTCAAAGAGCGCGATATAAAAACCTTTGGAAGGCACTTAAGCGAGATCCAAACTTTGGTCGGCAAGCACTTTGAGGACTATCAAGGTGGTGAATTTAGGGAGGACGTTAAGCTGGTTTTGGAGTTTTTGAGAGAAAACACTTATGGGTTTGGCCAGAGCTCCTGGGGACCGACGGTCTACGGTCTAATAAAGAGAAGTGAGTATCAAAGCCTAAACGCCAAAGCCCACGACTTCCTCAAAGAGTATGGAATAAAGGCTCAAATAGAGCTTGGAGTTCCAAGGAACAGGGGAGCTGAGATAGTTGAGGGAAATGTATACATAATGAAGCTCATAAACAACGTGGCAAAAAGGTGA
- a CDS encoding N-glycosylase/DNA lyase, producing MTLDRFIKVKYSEDKERIEKLKEILSELGLECARTIEEKVDLQFSALENLHKNLNNDELFIKLVLANAIVSYQLSATGEEWWWEFSHYFSTNGDVRSIKEAYADFLPNSRTNRRLVGAKIKRLEKLEPFLKGMTLDNLRVYYDNMLKLRDDLAKALNSKREAKTIVFAVKMFGYAARIAFEEFRPYPMEIAIPEDVRINAYTKRFTNEPPASFWSKIAEEVGIPPLHIDSIIWPVLGRHNEIKERLKRYCEKAELVFKLAEL from the coding sequence ATGACACTCGACCGCTTCATTAAGGTGAAATACTCGGAGGATAAAGAAAGAATCGAGAAGCTTAAAGAAATTTTGAGTGAGCTCGGCTTAGAGTGTGCTCGGACTATAGAAGAAAAAGTTGACCTCCAGTTTTCCGCTTTGGAAAATCTTCACAAGAATTTAAACAATGATGAGCTTTTCATTAAACTCGTGCTTGCTAATGCTATCGTCTCCTACCAGCTTTCAGCAACCGGCGAAGAGTGGTGGTGGGAGTTCTCTCACTACTTCTCTACCAATGGAGATGTAAGGAGTATAAAAGAAGCTTATGCCGACTTTTTGCCCAATTCAAGGACGAACAGGCGCTTGGTTGGGGCCAAGATCAAGCGCTTAGAAAAGCTCGAGCCATTTCTTAAGGGAATGACTTTGGATAACCTTAGAGTATATTATGATAATATGCTCAAGCTGAGGGATGATTTGGCAAAAGCGTTAAACTCCAAGAGAGAGGCTAAAACAATAGTCTTTGCCGTTAAGATGTTCGGCTACGCTGCCAGGATAGCTTTTGAGGAGTTTAGGCCGTATCCAATGGAGATTGCCATTCCAGAGGACGTTAGAATAAATGCCTACACTAAACGCTTTACCAACGAGCCTCCAGCAAGCTTTTGGAGCAAAATAGCGGAGGAAGTTGGCATCCCTCCACTTCACATTGATTCAATAATCTGGCCTGTTTTGGGCCGCCATAATGAAATTAAGGAGCGCTTAAAGAGATACTGCGAAAAAGCGGAGCTTGTTTTTAAGCTTGCTGAGCTTTAG
- a CDS encoding ATP phosphoribosyltransferase regulatory subunit yields the protein MKKDLFSESERLSEISKYLRRTFELWGYKEIFLPSVEEYSPNLRRGLKIAYNNEFYLVKPDMTSQIAFNMKSPKAMKIYYISEVLNDIRGKWQAGLEFIGGSEEYMAVEILSVVITSLEALNIQDFYIDVGSLAVWRNALSGMEKFEKSIFEALAKRNFGIIESLPISEEKKEELWRLFNFRGKKSGVEKVDRIVEALGDDRVFIDFGTIRPLPYYDDVIFEVYSPKLGKPIGGGGGYKIGGLSAFGFAFNLKALAKLYTGKFEKSRKVLKGLDSYREARRLVKLGIPVEVRENEDSTS from the coding sequence TTGAAGAAGGATTTATTTTCCGAGTCTGAGCGCTTATCTGAAATAAGCAAATACCTGAGGAGAACCTTTGAGCTTTGGGGCTACAAAGAGATTTTCCTGCCGAGTGTGGAAGAGTACAGTCCTAATTTAAGGAGAGGCCTTAAAATAGCCTACAACAACGAATTTTACCTAGTAAAGCCGGATATGACGTCGCAAATAGCTTTTAACATGAAATCCCCGAAAGCCATGAAAATTTACTACATAAGCGAAGTCCTAAACGATATTCGGGGCAAGTGGCAGGCTGGGCTGGAGTTTATAGGTGGGAGCGAGGAATACATGGCTGTTGAGATTTTGAGCGTTGTGATAACGTCCCTCGAAGCTCTCAATATTCAGGACTTTTACATTGATGTAGGCAGCTTGGCTGTTTGGAGAAATGCATTGAGCGGAATGGAGAAATTTGAGAAAAGCATCTTCGAAGCATTAGCCAAGAGAAACTTTGGAATAATTGAATCTCTGCCAATAAGTGAAGAAAAGAAGGAAGAGCTCTGGCGTCTCTTTAACTTCAGGGGAAAGAAGAGCGGTGTGGAAAAGGTTGACAGGATAGTTGAAGCTTTAGGGGATGACAGAGTGTTCATTGATTTTGGCACAATAAGACCCCTTCCCTACTACGATGATGTAATCTTCGAGGTCTATTCTCCAAAGCTTGGAAAGCCAATCGGCGGTGGAGGAGGATACAAAATTGGTGGTTTAAGTGCCTTCGGCTTCGCCTTTAATTTGAAAGCTTTAGCTAAGCTCTACACAGGAAAGTTCGAAAAGAGTAGGAAAGTCCTCAAGGGGCTGGACTCCTACAGAGAAGCAAGGCGCCTTGTGAAGCTCGGCATTCCAGTGGAGGTGAGAGAGAATGAGGATAGTACTTCCTAA
- the hisG gene encoding ATP phosphoribosyltransferase, with the protein MRIVLPKGRLFKDSVEILRRAGLAIEPPEKRELISRVNGYEVILARSFDVPVYVEHGIDIGIAGSDVVEERESDVFVPLELPFGNCRLSLAMPKESVVRPEEMEGYRVATKYVNIARKFFERRNVDVEVIKLSGSIEVAPKVGIADAIVDIVETGNTLRANGLVEVEKIMDVSALLLVNRVSQKVKFEEINQLVLKLKEVGRNDI; encoded by the coding sequence ATGAGGATAGTACTTCCTAAGGGGAGGCTGTTTAAGGATTCAGTGGAAATCTTAAGGAGAGCGGGGTTAGCCATTGAACCTCCTGAAAAGAGGGAGCTAATCAGCAGGGTTAATGGGTACGAGGTCATTTTGGCGAGGTCTTTTGATGTGCCCGTTTACGTTGAGCATGGGATAGATATAGGCATAGCAGGGAGCGATGTTGTTGAGGAGAGGGAGAGTGACGTGTTTGTACCTCTGGAACTCCCATTTGGAAACTGCCGCTTAAGCCTGGCTATGCCCAAAGAGAGCGTAGTTAGGCCGGAGGAGATGGAAGGTTATAGGGTTGCAACGAAGTACGTCAACATAGCTAGGAAGTTCTTTGAGCGCAGGAACGTTGATGTGGAGGTCATTAAGCTCTCGGGTTCGATTGAGGTCGCCCCTAAAGTGGGCATAGCCGATGCTATAGTTGACATAGTCGAGACAGGGAATACGCTAAGGGCAAACGGTTTGGTTGAAGTCGAGAAGATAATGGACGTTTCCGCCCTGCTTTTGGTCAATAGGGTCTCTCAAAAGGTTAAGTTTGAGGAGATAAACCAGCTCGTTTTAAAGCTTAAGGAGGTTGGTAGGAATGACATTTGA
- the hisD gene encoding histidinol dehydrogenase, with product MTFDLEKYVGEVLKDIRERGIEAVREYSRKFDGYDGEFLVREEEFEEAERLIPEEDKQVIARTIERVRKYHEKQLENDKLYIKNASLYGIIYKPIRRIGIYVPGGKPLPSSLIMAGVPAKIAGVREIVVTIPPKEGKVNPYVLYVAKLLGIKEVYKLGGIQAIGAMAYGIGMKKVDKIFGPGNKFVNEAKRQVFGAVGIDSLAGPSEIAVIADESANKDYVLADLLSQLEHGKDSKAWLLTTSKELAEYCNKEGVEVVLCESLEECAEKVNEIAPEHLEILTKEPLKLVDLIENAGAIYLGEYTPVPAADYFLGVNHVLPTGGAAKFGSVLTVMDFMKRISLAYVSREEFLQERYLGIRLAEIEGMEQHKRSMEIRR from the coding sequence ATGACATTTGATTTGGAGAAATATGTTGGAGAAGTCTTGAAGGATATTAGAGAAAGAGGCATTGAGGCCGTTAGAGAGTACTCAAGGAAGTTTGACGGCTACGATGGAGAGTTCTTGGTGAGAGAGGAGGAGTTTGAAGAAGCTGAGAGGCTGATTCCAGAGGAAGATAAACAAGTAATTGCGAGGACTATCGAGCGTGTTAGGAAATACCACGAGAAGCAGCTTGAAAATGATAAGCTCTACATAAAGAACGCATCGCTTTACGGCATAATCTACAAGCCAATTAGGAGGATAGGAATCTACGTCCCGGGAGGAAAGCCTCTCCCATCATCGCTCATAATGGCTGGAGTTCCGGCTAAGATAGCTGGCGTTAGGGAGATAGTCGTTACCATACCGCCGAAAGAGGGGAAAGTTAACCCATACGTCCTCTACGTTGCAAAGCTCCTCGGCATTAAAGAGGTCTACAAGCTCGGTGGAATCCAAGCGATTGGAGCAATGGCTTACGGCATTGGAATGAAGAAAGTGGACAAAATCTTTGGACCAGGTAACAAGTTCGTGAATGAGGCGAAGAGGCAAGTCTTTGGTGCTGTTGGGATTGACAGCTTAGCTGGTCCTTCGGAGATAGCGGTAATAGCCGATGAAAGTGCAAATAAAGATTATGTTCTTGCAGACTTGCTCTCCCAACTAGAGCACGGGAAAGACTCAAAGGCTTGGCTCCTCACGACTTCAAAAGAGTTAGCAGAATATTGTAACAAGGAAGGCGTTGAGGTTGTCTTGTGCGAAAGCTTGGAGGAGTGTGCGGAAAAGGTCAATGAGATTGCTCCAGAGCACTTGGAGATACTCACAAAAGAGCCTCTGAAGTTGGTGGACTTAATCGAAAATGCTGGGGCGATTTATTTGGGAGAATACACACCAGTCCCAGCAGCGGATTACTTCCTTGGCGTAAACCACGTCCTTCCAACGGGTGGAGCGGCCAAGTTTGGCTCGGTCTTAACGGTTATGGACTTTATGAAGCGGATAAGCTTAGCCTACGTGAGCAGGGAGGAGTTTTTGCAAGAGAGGTATTTAGGGATTCGCTTAGCGGAGATCGAGGGCATGGAACAACACAAGAGGAGCATGGAGATAAGGAGGTAG
- the hisB gene encoding imidazoleglycerol-phosphate dehydratase HisB produces the protein MRRKTRETDITVELGSEGGIKTGDKVFDHLLTALFFYMREEVSVSAEWDLRHHLWEDLGIVLGEELREKIKGRKIARFGNAIIPMDDALVLVAVDISRPYLNLELAPDEGEEGFELTLVREFLWALARTLNATIHVKQLSGVNAHHVIEAAFKGLGVALRKALRESERLESTKGVL, from the coding sequence ATGAGGCGCAAAACAAGAGAAACGGACATAACTGTCGAGCTCGGCAGTGAGGGAGGAATAAAGACTGGCGATAAAGTCTTTGACCACCTCCTCACTGCTTTATTCTTTTACATGCGTGAGGAGGTTAGTGTGAGCGCTGAGTGGGACTTAAGGCACCACCTATGGGAGGATTTGGGTATAGTCCTTGGAGAGGAGCTTAGGGAGAAAATTAAGGGCAGGAAAATAGCGCGCTTTGGAAATGCAATAATTCCAATGGACGATGCGTTAGTCCTGGTCGCCGTTGACATTTCAAGACCTTACCTAAACCTCGAGCTCGCCCCGGATGAGGGTGAAGAGGGATTTGAGCTCACTTTAGTTAGGGAGTTCCTCTGGGCTTTAGCGAGGACTCTCAATGCTACAATTCACGTGAAGCAGCTGAGCGGAGTTAATGCCCACCACGTCATCGAGGCGGCATTTAAAGGACTCGGCGTCGCTTTAAGAAAGGCTTTGAGAGAGAGCGAGCGTTTGGAGAGCACCAAGGGGGTGCTGTAA
- the hisH gene encoding imidazole glycerol phosphate synthase subunit HisH produces MIAIVDLGIGNLANVRKALGGVITSDPYEIERADKIVLPGVGNFGAVMKRLEPLKGTILDAINEGKPFLGICLGMQLLFEWSEESEGKGLEVFKGNVVKFKGVRVPHIGWNQVFPAKECPLFEGIKNGSYFYFVHSYYVNPQDKEVIAAITDYESKGNKVVFPSAVCKDNVFGVQFHPEKSSKNGLKLLENFRRL; encoded by the coding sequence ATGATAGCAATAGTGGATTTAGGGATTGGGAACCTGGCAAATGTTAGAAAAGCCTTGGGTGGAGTAATCACGAGTGACCCCTATGAGATTGAGAGGGCTGATAAGATTGTGCTCCCGGGGGTAGGGAACTTTGGAGCAGTGATGAAAAGGCTTGAGCCTCTAAAAGGGACGATCTTAGATGCGATCAATGAAGGGAAGCCATTCCTTGGTATATGCTTAGGGATGCAGCTTTTGTTTGAGTGGAGCGAAGAAAGCGAAGGGAAGGGCTTGGAAGTCTTTAAGGGCAATGTGGTGAAGTTTAAAGGTGTTAGAGTTCCCCACATAGGCTGGAATCAAGTTTTTCCTGCTAAAGAGTGCCCGCTCTTTGAAGGAATCAAGAACGGGAGCTACTTCTACTTTGTGCACTCCTACTACGTAAATCCCCAAGACAAAGAAGTGATTGCAGCTATAACGGACTATGAGTCAAAGGGGAATAAAGTAGTCTTTCCTTCAGCAGTTTGCAAAGATAACGTCTTTGGAGTTCAATTTCACCCAGAAAAGTCGAGCAAAAATGGGTTGAAGCTTTTAGAAAACTTCAGGAGGCTGTGA
- the hisA gene encoding 1-(5-phosphoribosyl)-5-((5-phosphoribosylamino)methylideneamino)imidazole-4-carboxamide isomerase has protein sequence MRVYPAIDLMSGKAVRLYKGRKDKVKVYGDPVEIAKDFAKLVDKIHIVDLDGAFEGKPKNLDVVRRIIEETGLNVQVGGGFRDYESIAKAYSTGVENVIIGTKAFDLEFLEKVTQDFEEITVSLDARGGRIAVKGWEEESSITVEEAYEMLKKYVNRFIYTAIEKDGTLTGIEKIERFWGREEFIYAGGVSSVEDILKLKEIGFSGAIVGKALYEEKISLEEILEVL, from the coding sequence ATGAGGGTTTACCCTGCAATAGATTTAATGAGCGGGAAAGCTGTGAGGCTCTATAAAGGAAGAAAGGATAAAGTGAAAGTTTATGGAGATCCCGTAGAGATAGCTAAGGATTTTGCCAAGCTTGTGGACAAAATCCACATAGTGGACTTGGATGGAGCCTTTGAGGGAAAGCCAAAGAATCTCGACGTCGTGAGGAGGATAATAGAGGAGACGGGGCTGAATGTTCAAGTAGGTGGGGGCTTCAGGGACTATGAGAGCATAGCAAAGGCCTACTCAACTGGCGTTGAGAACGTCATAATAGGCACGAAAGCCTTTGACTTGGAGTTTTTAGAAAAGGTAACGCAGGATTTTGAAGAAATAACTGTAAGCTTAGATGCCAGAGGCGGAAGGATAGCTGTAAAAGGCTGGGAGGAGGAGAGCTCTATAACCGTTGAAGAGGCTTACGAGATGCTCAAAAAGTACGTTAATAGGTTCATTTACACGGCAATAGAAAAGGACGGCACATTGACGGGAATTGAAAAGATAGAGCGCTTCTGGGGCAGAGAGGAGTTCATCTATGCCGGTGGGGTTTCAAGCGTTGAAGATATCCTAAAGCTCAAAGAAATTGGGTTTTCTGGAGCAATAGTTGGAAAAGCTCTCTATGAGGAGAAAATAAGCTTAGAAGAGATTTTGGAGGTATTGTGA
- the hisF gene encoding imidazole glycerol phosphate synthase subunit HisF — protein sequence MLAKRIIAALDIKEGRVVKGIKFQNIRDAGDPIELAKRYEEEGIDEIVFLDITASYEKRQILLDLVKRIAEEIYVPFTVGGGIKSVEEIREIIKSGADKVFLNTAAVDNPTLISEVAKVVGSANLVIAIDAKWNGKFWEVYTHGGRKARGIDAVEWAKEVECLGAGEILLTSMDTDGTQEGFDIPLTKAIVEAVDIPVIASGGAGSPEHFYDAFEIGASAALAASIFHYGKYTVRELKEYLARRGVNVRLE from the coding sequence ATGCTCGCTAAAAGGATTATCGCTGCGTTGGACATAAAAGAGGGGAGAGTTGTAAAGGGGATAAAGTTTCAGAATATCAGAGATGCCGGAGATCCAATAGAGCTGGCAAAACGCTATGAGGAGGAGGGAATAGATGAGATAGTTTTCCTCGACATTACAGCATCATACGAAAAGAGGCAAATTCTCCTCGATCTGGTAAAGAGAATAGCTGAGGAGATTTACGTTCCCTTCACGGTTGGTGGGGGGATTAAGAGCGTTGAGGAGATTAGAGAAATAATAAAGAGCGGTGCCGATAAGGTTTTCCTCAACACGGCGGCTGTTGACAATCCAACGCTTATAAGTGAAGTAGCAAAAGTTGTTGGTTCAGCAAATTTAGTAATAGCGATAGATGCTAAATGGAATGGGAAGTTTTGGGAGGTTTATACTCACGGAGGAAGAAAAGCGAGAGGGATAGATGCAGTAGAGTGGGCTAAAGAGGTCGAATGTTTGGGAGCTGGTGAGATTTTGCTCACTTCTATGGACACGGATGGAACGCAGGAGGGCTTTGACATACCCCTAACTAAAGCAATAGTCGAGGCTGTTGACATTCCCGTTATTGCCTCTGGAGGTGCTGGAAGTCCAGAACACTTCTATGATGCATTTGAAATTGGTGCAAGCGCGGCTTTAGCTGCATCAATCTTTCACTATGGGAAGTACACCGTTAGAGAGCTTAAGGAGTATTTAGCGAGGAGGGGTGTGAATGTCAGACTTGAATGA
- the hisIE gene encoding bifunctional phosphoribosyl-AMP cyclohydrolase/phosphoribosyl-ATP diphosphatase HisIE, protein MSDLNELIKQVNWEKSEIVPVIVQNVDGEVLTLAYMNEEALRKTLETGYAHYYSRSQKRIRMKGEVSGNVQKVKEIKIDCDSDALLLIVEQVGVACHTGNRSCFYRKLGEPEREVGGIDYSLTVLRELEEVIKQRKENPEEGSYTSKLFKEGKEKIYKKFGEEAVEVLVAEERKRIIYETADLLYHLLVLLAYNGISLGEVMKELRGRRR, encoded by the coding sequence ATGTCAGACTTGAATGAGCTTATAAAACAGGTCAACTGGGAGAAAAGCGAAATAGTTCCAGTTATCGTGCAGAACGTTGATGGAGAAGTTTTGACTTTGGCTTATATGAATGAGGAGGCGCTGAGAAAAACTTTAGAGACAGGTTATGCACATTATTATTCCAGGAGTCAAAAGAGAATTAGGATGAAGGGTGAGGTTAGCGGGAACGTTCAAAAAGTTAAGGAAATAAAGATAGACTGCGACAGTGACGCTTTGCTTTTAATAGTTGAGCAGGTTGGCGTAGCTTGCCACACCGGCAATAGGAGCTGCTTTTACAGGAAATTGGGAGAACCAGAGAGGGAAGTTGGCGGGATTGACTATTCGTTGACAGTTTTGAGGGAGCTTGAGGAGGTCATAAAGCAGCGCAAAGAAAATCCAGAAGAAGGCTCTTATACTTCAAAGCTTTTCAAAGAGGGGAAAGAGAAGATATACAAGAAATTTGGGGAAGAAGCAGTGGAAGTCTTGGTCGCTGAAGAAAGAAAGAGAATAATTTACGAAACGGCTGATTTACTCTATCACCTCTTAGTTTTGCTCGCTTATAATGGGATAAGCTTAGGTGAAGTTATGAAGGAGCTTAGGGGGAGGAGAAGGTGA